Proteins encoded within one genomic window of Candidatus Baltobacteraceae bacterium:
- a CDS encoding SDR family oxidoreductase, which produces MQDRLSKEIRSEVVVITGASGGIGRAAVGEFAKQPNVKLALLARGEEGLDAAVADAQSLGAEAIGIPVDVADPDEVERAAQRVEDELGPIDTWVNVAFTNVFSEFWDVTPQEWKRLTDVTYLGYVWGTMAALRRMRRRNRGTIVQVGSALCYRSIPLQSPYCGSKSAIRGFTDSLRCELIHHRSKVRLTMVHMPAVNTPQFTWNRVKSGLRHPQPLPPIFQPEVAGRAIYWAAHKKPREMWVGFSTVLAILVQKFAPRIADLYLAMTGYKSQQTQEPLHPGRPDNLFQPADRTKDFGAHGEFDDMAKPRSWETELIMNRQWIIGGLALAGAAAGAYLVKSGRNGNGG; this is translated from the coding sequence ATGCAAGATCGATTATCGAAAGAAATTCGTTCCGAAGTCGTCGTAATAACGGGCGCATCCGGCGGAATCGGGCGTGCGGCCGTTGGTGAGTTTGCCAAGCAACCGAACGTCAAGCTCGCGCTGCTCGCCCGCGGTGAAGAGGGACTCGATGCCGCAGTAGCCGATGCGCAGAGTCTCGGCGCCGAAGCGATCGGCATTCCCGTCGACGTCGCCGATCCGGACGAAGTCGAGCGTGCCGCGCAGCGCGTCGAGGACGAGCTCGGCCCAATCGATACCTGGGTCAACGTCGCGTTTACCAACGTGTTTTCGGAGTTCTGGGACGTGACGCCGCAGGAATGGAAGCGTCTCACCGACGTCACGTACCTCGGCTACGTTTGGGGCACGATGGCGGCGTTACGGCGAATGCGCCGGCGCAATCGTGGAACGATCGTGCAGGTGGGCTCCGCGCTGTGCTACCGAAGCATCCCGCTGCAGTCGCCGTACTGTGGATCGAAAAGCGCAATCCGCGGCTTTACGGATTCGTTGCGTTGCGAGTTGATTCACCATCGTAGCAAGGTTCGTCTGACGATGGTTCACATGCCGGCGGTCAATACGCCGCAGTTCACCTGGAACCGCGTCAAGAGTGGTCTACGGCATCCGCAGCCGCTGCCGCCGATCTTCCAGCCCGAAGTCGCGGGACGCGCCATCTATTGGGCGGCGCATAAAAAACCGCGCGAGATGTGGGTCGGCTTCTCGACGGTGCTGGCAATTCTCGTTCAAAAGTTCGCGCCGCGCATCGCTGACCTGTACCTCGCAATGACCGGTTACAAATCTCAGCAGACGCAGGAGCCGCTGCATCCCGGCCGCCCCGACAATCTGTTCCAACCCGCCGATCGCACGAAGGACTTCGGCGCCCACGGAGAGTTTGACGACATGGCGAAGCCCCGCAGTTGGGAGACCGAGCTGATCATGAATCGCCAATGGATTATCGGAGGACTGGCGTTGGCCGGAGCCGCGGCCGGCGCATACCTCGTCAAGAGCGGACGCAACGGGAACGGAGGTTAG
- a CDS encoding GIY-YIG nuclease family protein, with amino-acid sequence MEGYFVYMLFCRDGSYYVGITNDVERRVWEHNEGFDEDSYTFSRRPVVLVYSTAFDYVGDAIDWEKKLKRWSRRKKAALIRGDWKMIGKFARGSHKHERSSNR; translated from the coding sequence ATGGAAGGGTATTTCGTCTATATGCTGTTCTGCCGCGATGGCAGCTACTACGTCGGTATAACGAACGACGTCGAGCGGAGGGTATGGGAGCACAACGAAGGCTTCGATGAGGACAGCTATACGTTTTCTCGACGTCCCGTCGTATTGGTGTACTCTACGGCTTTCGATTACGTTGGCGATGCTATCGACTGGGAGAAGAAGCTTAAGAGATGGAGTCGCCGCAAGAAGGCGGCTCTGATTCGCGGCGACTGGAAGATGATCGGTAAGTTTGCCAGAGGTTCGCATAAGCACGAGCGCTCCAGCAACCGCTGA
- a CDS encoding sugar phosphate isomerase/epimerase family protein, with translation MTDLPRFGYSEFTTWPWPFKKDVERYRHHGATAIEVCEFKLPYNDYGDHLSLLGNGLMPSSVQMQVHSVFVDSMANKPEDPDDRVKAMKQGIAMSAPHLPLGTPFIAITGVAPKGNVREAFDRTVEALKELGEFAAGLNMRIAFEPLNPINVHTDTAVWSLERGLELVDRVNHPAVGICIDTWNIWQASDVEELIRQCRNRIFAVQLSDWKTPRSTADRYSLGTGEIPLASLMRAIRSTGYNGAWVVEILSSMHLPGSLWKSNLDNLLEDNKRTFEQLWSASAPPLSS, from the coding sequence ATGACCGACCTACCCCGCTTCGGATACAGCGAGTTCACCACGTGGCCGTGGCCGTTTAAGAAAGACGTCGAACGCTACCGGCACCACGGAGCTACCGCTATCGAAGTTTGCGAGTTCAAGCTGCCGTACAACGACTACGGCGATCACTTGTCGCTGCTCGGGAACGGTCTCATGCCGTCATCGGTTCAGATGCAGGTTCACTCCGTCTTCGTCGATTCGATGGCGAACAAGCCCGAGGATCCCGACGACCGCGTGAAGGCGATGAAGCAAGGCATCGCGATGAGCGCGCCGCATTTGCCGCTTGGCACGCCGTTCATCGCCATTACCGGAGTCGCGCCCAAAGGCAACGTGCGCGAGGCGTTCGACCGCACGGTCGAGGCGCTCAAAGAGCTCGGCGAGTTCGCGGCCGGGCTCAACATGCGTATCGCATTCGAGCCTCTCAACCCGATCAACGTGCATACCGACACCGCGGTCTGGTCGCTCGAGCGCGGACTCGAGCTCGTCGATCGCGTCAACCATCCCGCCGTCGGCATCTGCATCGACACGTGGAACATCTGGCAAGCTTCGGATGTCGAAGAGCTGATTCGTCAATGCCGTAACCGCATCTTCGCCGTTCAGCTCAGCGATTGGAAGACGCCGCGCTCGACGGCGGACCGCTACTCGCTCGGCACCGGCGAGATTCCGCTGGCGTCGCTCATGCGAGCGATCCGCTCGACCGGCTACAACGGCGCGTGGGTCGTCGAAATCCTCTCATCGATGCACTTGCCGGGTTCGCTCTGGAAATCGAACCTCGACAACCTGCTCGAAGACAACAAACGAACCTTCGAACAACTCTGGTCAGCGTCCGCACCCCCACTGTCATCCTGA
- a CDS encoding FAD-linked oxidase C-terminal domain-containing protein has translation MISVVDSDALRLERELREVVRGEVHFDDGYRAMYSTDAANYRQVPICVVLPRDADDATAAMAVCHRHGTPVTPRGGGTCLTGASCNVAAIFDYSKYMNRILELDAERRIVRVEPGTVLDDIRSRAEQFGLTVGPAPATHNRCSIGGMFGNNSCGMPAQFAGRMEENVLEAEVLLHDATRLRVGSTSPRELEAIIAEGGRRGEIYSRLRDIAQRYSGLVRERFPEVPRRVSGYPLNQLFAENGFNVARALNGTEGTIVHALELTLRLVPVPKKTALALIGFDDIATAGDHVARCNEHVPHALEGMDETLFENMHEKGKNPSARHELFPNGHAWLVLQFGGDTSAEAERKAHALVEDLHKGSHAVRGTRVVSDDKSMNEIFEIREAGLGVTSKVPNQPDFYPGWEDAAVAPEHLGKYLRVFQKKMEQYGYWASVYGHFGQGCVHCSINFDLFTAEGIENYRRFVTEMAHEVVKYGGSISGEHGDGQSRGELLPIMYGNELVHAFWEFKTVFDPQNKMNPGKVVKPRKLDEDLRWGTQYEPWNPPTKFQFLEDRGSFAEAANRCVGAGVCRKHDKGTMCPSYMVSKEERYSTRGRARLLFEMLQGAPIDRGWKSEEVKESLDYCLACKGCKHECPVNVDMATYKSEFLHHYFEGRVRPLYMWLFGYMFVWAKVASRAPAIANFFASAPPFSTVLKRLAGIAPQRHVPLFADRTFRQWFDSRAPRNPQGERVLLWVDTWNNHFHPQTAQAAVEVLEDAGYRVLVSPKQICCGRPLYDYGLLNPAKRHLLAVLDQLRPLVREGVPVVGLEPSCLSVLKDEMQQMLGRDVDAMRLAQQTFTLETFLNNKTSYRPPELDRNAIVHEHCHKKSVLDPLAEEHVFEKMHLPHEKLNSGCCGMAGAFGFEAHHYEMSVACGERVLLPKVREAAPQTIVVADGFSCREQIAQTTGRQALHPAEVLRMGLADRGATRNDPKPERRFHEDPHVRRRRIVRRGYAVLLAIGALGVGAAAAIVLRQRKR, from the coding sequence GTGATATCCGTCGTCGACTCCGACGCCCTCCGTCTCGAACGCGAACTGCGTGAGGTCGTTCGCGGTGAAGTGCATTTTGACGACGGCTATCGCGCGATGTACTCGACCGACGCGGCCAACTACCGGCAGGTACCGATCTGCGTCGTTCTGCCGCGCGACGCCGACGACGCGACCGCAGCCATGGCCGTCTGCCACCGTCACGGAACCCCGGTCACGCCCCGCGGCGGCGGAACGTGTTTGACCGGCGCGAGCTGCAACGTGGCGGCGATCTTCGACTACAGCAAATACATGAACCGTATCCTGGAGCTGGATGCCGAGCGTCGTATCGTCCGCGTCGAGCCGGGAACGGTCCTCGACGACATCCGCTCGCGGGCCGAGCAGTTCGGCCTGACGGTGGGCCCCGCGCCCGCAACGCACAACCGCTGCTCGATCGGCGGAATGTTCGGTAACAACTCGTGCGGGATGCCGGCCCAGTTTGCCGGACGCATGGAAGAGAACGTGCTCGAGGCCGAGGTGCTGCTGCACGACGCAACGCGTTTGCGTGTCGGGTCGACCAGCCCCCGGGAGCTGGAAGCCATCATTGCCGAGGGCGGCCGTCGCGGGGAAATCTACTCGAGACTGCGCGACATCGCCCAACGCTATAGCGGTCTCGTGCGCGAGCGGTTTCCGGAAGTCCCTCGCCGCGTCTCCGGTTATCCGCTCAACCAGCTCTTTGCCGAAAACGGCTTCAACGTCGCGCGCGCGCTCAACGGGACCGAAGGTACGATCGTCCACGCCCTCGAGCTCACCCTGCGTCTCGTGCCGGTACCCAAAAAGACCGCACTGGCCTTGATCGGATTCGACGACATCGCGACGGCAGGCGATCACGTCGCGCGCTGCAACGAACACGTTCCGCACGCGCTCGAAGGCATGGACGAGACGCTCTTTGAGAACATGCACGAAAAAGGCAAGAACCCGTCGGCGCGTCACGAGCTCTTTCCCAACGGTCACGCGTGGCTAGTCCTTCAGTTCGGCGGCGACACCAGCGCCGAAGCCGAGCGTAAAGCGCACGCGCTGGTCGAGGACTTGCACAAAGGCAGCCACGCCGTGCGCGGCACGCGCGTCGTGAGCGACGACAAGTCGATGAACGAGATTTTTGAGATTCGCGAAGCCGGCTTAGGCGTGACGTCCAAGGTTCCGAACCAGCCGGATTTCTATCCGGGTTGGGAAGACGCCGCCGTCGCTCCCGAGCATCTCGGTAAGTATCTGCGCGTCTTTCAAAAGAAGATGGAGCAGTACGGCTATTGGGCGTCGGTCTACGGCCACTTCGGTCAGGGCTGCGTCCACTGCAGCATCAACTTCGATCTCTTCACCGCCGAAGGCATCGAAAATTACCGCCGTTTCGTCACCGAGATGGCGCATGAGGTCGTCAAATACGGCGGCTCGATCTCGGGCGAACACGGGGACGGGCAGAGCCGCGGCGAGCTGCTGCCTATCATGTACGGAAACGAGCTGGTGCACGCGTTTTGGGAGTTCAAGACGGTCTTCGATCCCCAGAACAAAATGAACCCCGGCAAGGTGGTCAAACCGCGCAAACTCGACGAAGATTTGCGGTGGGGTACGCAGTACGAGCCTTGGAATCCGCCGACGAAGTTTCAGTTTCTCGAGGATCGCGGCAGCTTCGCCGAGGCAGCGAACCGCTGCGTCGGCGCCGGCGTCTGCCGCAAACACGACAAAGGCACGATGTGCCCGAGCTACATGGTTTCAAAAGAAGAGCGCTACTCGACCCGCGGGCGCGCGCGTCTGCTCTTCGAAATGCTCCAAGGCGCACCGATCGATCGCGGCTGGAAGAGCGAGGAGGTCAAGGAGTCGCTCGACTATTGCCTGGCCTGTAAAGGCTGCAAGCACGAGTGTCCCGTCAACGTCGACATGGCGACGTACAAATCCGAGTTCCTCCACCACTACTTCGAGGGACGCGTTCGGCCGCTGTACATGTGGCTCTTCGGTTACATGTTCGTGTGGGCGAAGGTCGCGTCACGGGCTCCCGCGATTGCCAATTTCTTTGCGTCAGCACCGCCGTTCTCAACGGTCCTCAAGCGATTAGCGGGTATCGCTCCGCAGCGTCACGTGCCCCTCTTTGCCGATCGTACGTTCCGGCAATGGTTCGATTCGCGCGCGCCGCGCAATCCGCAGGGCGAGCGGGTGCTGCTGTGGGTGGACACGTGGAACAATCATTTTCATCCGCAAACCGCGCAGGCCGCCGTCGAAGTGCTCGAGGACGCCGGCTATCGCGTGCTCGTCTCTCCCAAGCAGATCTGCTGCGGCAGACCGCTCTACGATTACGGGCTGCTCAATCCGGCGAAGCGCCATCTGCTGGCCGTCCTCGACCAGTTGCGCCCGCTCGTTCGCGAAGGCGTTCCCGTGGTCGGCCTAGAGCCCAGCTGTCTTTCCGTCCTCAAAGACGAGATGCAGCAAATGCTCGGCCGCGACGTCGACGCGATGCGGCTGGCTCAGCAGACCTTCACGCTCGAAACGTTTCTCAATAACAAGACGTCGTACCGTCCGCCCGAGCTTGACCGGAACGCAATCGTACACGAGCATTGCCACAAGAAATCGGTTCTCGATCCGCTCGCCGAAGAACACGTCTTCGAAAAAATGCACCTCCCGCACGAGAAGCTCAACAGCGGCTGCTGCGGGATGGCTGGTGCGTTCGGGTTCGAGGCGCATCATTATGAGATGTCGGTGGCGTGCGGCGAGCGCGTGCTGCTGCCGAAGGTTCGCGAGGCTGCTCCGCAGACGATCGTCGTTGCCGACGGATTCAGCTGCCGCGAGCAGATCGCCCAGACGACGGGGCGCCAGGCGCTGCACCCCGCGGAGGTCCTGCGCATGGGCTTGGCCGACCGTGGTGCGACCCGCAATGATCCCAAACCCGAGCGGCGCTTCCACGAAGATCCGCACGTGCGCCGGCGGCGCATCGTGCGCCGAGGGTACGCGGTACTCCTTGCGATCGGCGCGCTCGGCGTTGGAGCCGCCGCGGCGATCGTGCTGCGGCAACGCAAACGATGA
- a CDS encoding enolase C-terminal domain-like protein, whose protein sequence is MTPIEAVSVRTYKVPTETPESDGTLEWASTTMIYVEIRASGKTGMGYTYGSAAVASFIEADLAPVLRGADPLQTQARWADLVAKVRNNGREGITAMAISALDIALWDLKGKLLGAPVCVLLGAARDSVPLYGSGGFTSYDVHQLAKHMSHWTAMGIPRVKMKVGRQPQCDDDRVAAARHAIGRDAELFVDANGAYSVKQALAMARCFERHGVSWFEEPVYHRDLAGNAAVCARAPASMEVSNGEYGYAPDDFERIAETRSADVMQADVTRCGGYTGFAIVDAICEAHSIPLSSHCAPYVTLPAALAAKRMRHVEYFFDHVRIERIFFDGASDPKDGALAPDLSRPGIGLELKRQDAERYAQ, encoded by the coding sequence ATGACTCCGATTGAGGCTGTCTCCGTCCGCACCTATAAAGTGCCCACCGAGACGCCCGAATCGGACGGGACGCTCGAGTGGGCCTCGACGACCATGATATACGTCGAGATCCGCGCTTCCGGGAAGACCGGAATGGGATACACGTACGGCAGCGCAGCGGTCGCTAGCTTTATCGAGGCCGACCTCGCACCGGTTCTTCGCGGCGCCGACCCGCTGCAGACCCAAGCCCGCTGGGCCGATCTCGTCGCGAAAGTGCGCAATAACGGGCGTGAGGGCATCACCGCGATGGCGATCTCCGCCCTCGACATCGCGCTGTGGGATCTCAAAGGGAAGCTGCTCGGCGCTCCGGTGTGCGTGCTGCTCGGAGCTGCGCGCGATTCCGTACCGCTGTATGGAAGCGGCGGCTTCACGTCATACGACGTGCACCAGCTTGCCAAGCACATGTCGCACTGGACCGCGATGGGCATTCCACGCGTCAAAATGAAAGTTGGGCGCCAGCCGCAGTGCGACGACGATCGCGTCGCGGCGGCGCGGCATGCCATCGGACGCGACGCCGAACTCTTCGTCGACGCAAACGGCGCGTATTCCGTCAAACAGGCGCTCGCAATGGCCCGGTGTTTCGAACGCCACGGCGTCTCATGGTTCGAAGAACCGGTGTACCACCGCGATCTCGCCGGCAATGCAGCAGTCTGCGCGCGTGCGCCCGCTTCCATGGAGGTCAGCAACGGCGAATACGGCTACGCGCCCGACGATTTCGAGCGTATCGCCGAAACTCGATCTGCCGACGTCATGCAAGCGGACGTCACGCGCTGCGGCGGGTACACGGGATTTGCCATCGTCGATGCCATCTGTGAAGCGCACTCGATCCCGCTCTCGAGCCACTGCGCCCCATACGTGACGCTCCCCGCGGCGCTCGCCGCCAAGCGGATGCGTCACGTCGAGTATTTTTTCGATCACGTCCGCATCGAACGGATCTTCTTCGACGGCGCGAGCGATCCGAAGGACGGTGCGCTCGCTCCCGATTTGAGCCGCCCCGGGATCGGTTTGGAACTCAAACGCCAAGACGCAGAAAGGTACGCACAGTGA
- a CDS encoding tetratricopeptide repeat protein has product MNLTFLFTDVEDGTRLWERAEGTMRRAMGRHDELLHKATQRHGGKALKTVGDAFCCVFEYPHDAVRAAVDAQRALSMEPWPNGIGQLRVRMGLHTGDAVLRRGEYCGPSINRVASLAGASLGGQILVSSVTASLLAGDLGDVALRDLGKHRFKELNEPEVVFEIVGPGLREMPSAALVDVAPNNLPTQASAFVGRSEELKRVRDLITLYPLVTIAGMGGIGKTRLALHAAAKLLRSYKDGCWFVALKEVEDPALIAQVAADGMRVSPVPGEPIETTLFEALFKKKCLIVIDNAEHMLYEVTNFTRRLLKAAPGIRIIVTSREPLHVGGEHVLRIGGIEEGEQLFLDRARSVRSDVTLSDATVATICGKLQGIPLAIELAAARLADPSMTQLDELLSFAGHPLDATIDWSYGLLARDEQRFFRRLAVFEGSFSSDAAQKIALDEGSAADGLALLASLVDKSLVFQLTTVEGARYSLLEAVRDFAMVPLRESNEVDDTLRRHCAYYTRFVLAAAPARDRADTGVPVIATEWSNIRSALHLALEQRMDPEGGRLAVHGLFEFWRSTGRTAEGWYWINRALEGMDVAPHLRTELLQRAAQIASVRQDYRALDPLAKLLVEIHERAGDAAALANALQLLANAKQGLGNGAEAEPLLRRALELFRVQNDRKGIAVALCNLGLLEEELHLNHSAARQLLQHSFELFKELGSAPNCALVLGNLGIACLRAGDPKQALTYAQQSLLLYRKLGNDADASNQYLNVVEMLLECDRVDEALSALKAARETMGERPNRLFLACYFEAAFKVAVALEARESAAKIYGFAVRFRNVVRVPLQPLEHNAMESWNQRLRQTLGALAADRLASDGGILQEQAIEGLISALGSAPKQPSAAS; this is encoded by the coding sequence ATGAACTTGACGTTTCTGTTCACGGACGTCGAGGACGGAACGCGCCTGTGGGAGCGGGCCGAAGGAACGATGCGGCGCGCGATGGGACGCCACGACGAGCTCCTTCACAAGGCCACGCAGCGCCACGGCGGCAAAGCCCTCAAGACGGTCGGTGACGCGTTTTGCTGCGTCTTCGAATATCCGCACGATGCAGTGCGCGCGGCCGTCGACGCGCAGCGTGCGCTGTCGATGGAACCGTGGCCGAACGGAATCGGCCAGCTACGGGTTCGGATGGGGCTGCACACCGGCGACGCGGTCCTGCGGCGCGGCGAGTACTGCGGTCCGTCGATCAATCGCGTAGCGTCGCTTGCCGGCGCGTCGTTGGGCGGACAGATACTCGTCTCGTCGGTGACAGCGTCGCTGCTGGCAGGCGATCTCGGCGACGTCGCGTTGCGCGATCTCGGCAAGCACCGGTTCAAGGAGCTCAACGAACCCGAAGTCGTCTTCGAAATTGTCGGTCCCGGACTGCGCGAGATGCCGAGCGCCGCGCTCGTCGACGTCGCGCCCAATAATCTTCCGACGCAGGCCTCCGCGTTCGTCGGGCGCTCCGAAGAGCTCAAGCGAGTGCGCGATCTCATCACGCTCTATCCGCTGGTCACGATCGCCGGCATGGGCGGTATCGGCAAAACGCGGCTCGCGTTACACGCCGCCGCGAAACTCTTGCGCAGCTACAAAGACGGCTGCTGGTTCGTCGCTCTCAAAGAAGTCGAGGATCCGGCGCTCATCGCGCAGGTTGCCGCCGACGGAATGCGCGTGAGTCCGGTACCCGGCGAACCGATCGAGACGACCTTGTTCGAAGCGCTCTTCAAAAAGAAGTGCCTCATCGTCATCGACAACGCCGAGCATATGCTCTACGAAGTCACGAACTTTACCCGCCGTCTGCTCAAAGCCGCTCCCGGCATACGCATCATCGTCACCAGCCGCGAGCCGCTGCACGTCGGCGGCGAGCACGTTCTGCGCATCGGCGGCATCGAAGAGGGCGAGCAGCTGTTTTTGGATCGTGCGCGCTCCGTGCGGTCCGACGTCACACTCTCCGATGCGACCGTCGCGACGATCTGCGGGAAACTCCAAGGTATTCCGCTGGCCATCGAGCTGGCCGCTGCGCGACTAGCGGACCCGTCGATGACGCAGCTCGACGAGTTGCTGTCGTTTGCGGGTCATCCGCTCGACGCGACGATCGATTGGAGTTACGGCCTCTTAGCCCGCGACGAACAGCGCTTCTTCCGCCGCCTCGCCGTTTTCGAAGGATCGTTTTCGTCCGACGCGGCCCAAAAGATCGCCCTCGACGAGGGGTCCGCTGCCGACGGCTTAGCGCTGCTCGCATCGCTGGTCGACAAATCGCTGGTCTTTCAGTTGACTACGGTGGAGGGCGCGCGCTACAGCCTGCTCGAGGCAGTCAGAGATTTTGCGATGGTTCCGTTGCGCGAATCTAACGAAGTCGACGACACGCTTCGGCGTCACTGCGCCTATTACACGAGGTTCGTTCTTGCGGCTGCGCCGGCACGCGATAGGGCCGACACCGGTGTTCCCGTTATCGCGACCGAATGGAGCAATATCCGAAGCGCGCTCCATCTGGCACTCGAACAGCGCATGGATCCCGAGGGCGGCCGTTTAGCCGTCCACGGGCTCTTCGAATTTTGGAGGAGCACCGGACGCACGGCCGAGGGATGGTATTGGATCAACCGCGCGCTCGAAGGAATGGACGTTGCACCCCATCTGCGGACGGAGTTACTGCAGCGAGCCGCTCAGATTGCCTCCGTTCGGCAGGACTACCGGGCGTTAGATCCGCTTGCGAAGCTTCTCGTCGAGATTCACGAACGAGCGGGCGATGCCGCGGCTCTGGCAAACGCGCTGCAGCTGCTGGCAAATGCGAAACAAGGGCTTGGTAACGGCGCGGAAGCCGAACCGCTTCTGCGCAGGGCGCTTGAGTTGTTTCGCGTTCAGAACGATCGTAAAGGTATTGCCGTCGCGCTCTGCAATCTGGGGCTGCTCGAGGAAGAGCTGCACCTCAATCACAGTGCCGCGCGGCAGCTGCTTCAACACAGCTTCGAGTTATTTAAAGAACTTGGGTCCGCCCCTAACTGCGCGCTCGTCCTCGGGAATCTCGGTATCGCGTGTTTGCGAGCGGGCGATCCAAAACAAGCGCTGACGTACGCGCAGCAGAGCTTGCTGCTCTATCGCAAGCTCGGCAACGACGCCGACGCCAGCAATCAATATCTCAATGTCGTGGAGATGCTGCTCGAGTGCGACCGGGTAGACGAGGCACTTTCGGCATTGAAAGCGGCGCGCGAAACGATGGGCGAGCGGCCCAATCGCCTCTTTCTGGCGTGCTACTTCGAGGCCGCATTCAAGGTCGCCGTCGCGCTCGAAGCTCGCGAATCCGCGGCGAAAATCTATGGCTTCGCGGTGCGATTCAGAAACGTCGTGCGTGTGCCGCTGCAGCCGCTCGAGCACAACGCGATGGAGTCTTGGAATCAGCGACTTCGCCAAACGCTCGGTGCGCTGGCGGCCGACCGTCTGGCGAGCGACGGCGGCATTTTGCAAGAACAAGCGATTGAGGGGCTGATCTCCGCATTGGGATCGGCCCCCAAACAACCGTCTGCAGCTTCTTAG
- a CDS encoding 2OG-Fe(II) oxygenase: MIDLSTLDTDGFALVPSFIDPDVANDLRAMYDDDARFRSRVVMQRHAFGRGEYKYFANPIPQAIAGLRERLYAALVPFANAWASRLHLDMTFPSTHREFVERCFASDQRRPTPLLLKYGTGDYNCLHQDLYGPVAFPLQATVYLSRAGEEFGGGEVVLSENRPRAQTRVHVLQPQQGDMLVLPSRSVPRDGTRGTYRAQFKHGVGTVHWGTRYALGVVFHEAL, from the coding sequence GTGATCGATCTTTCAACTCTAGACACGGATGGCTTCGCGCTGGTTCCATCGTTCATCGATCCGGACGTCGCAAACGATCTACGAGCGATGTACGACGACGATGCCCGCTTTCGCAGCCGCGTCGTGATGCAGCGGCACGCGTTCGGCCGCGGCGAGTACAAATATTTCGCCAATCCGATTCCGCAAGCGATTGCCGGTTTACGCGAACGGCTGTACGCCGCGCTGGTTCCGTTCGCCAATGCGTGGGCGTCACGCTTGCATCTCGACATGACTTTCCCGTCGACGCACCGCGAGTTCGTCGAACGCTGCTTCGCTTCGGATCAACGCCGGCCGACGCCGCTGCTGCTCAAATACGGGACCGGCGACTACAACTGTCTGCACCAAGACCTCTACGGCCCGGTCGCATTTCCGCTGCAGGCCACGGTCTATCTCAGCCGGGCCGGCGAGGAGTTCGGCGGCGGGGAGGTCGTGTTGAGCGAAAATCGCCCCCGAGCCCAAACCCGCGTGCACGTACTGCAGCCGCAGCAGGGCGATATGCTCGTACTGCCCAGCCGGAGCGTGCCGCGCGACGGCACGCGCGGCACCTACCGCGCGCAGTTCAAGCACGGCGTCGGCACGGTGCACTGGGGCACGCGGTACGCGTTAGGCGTCGTTTTTCACGAGGCGCTGTAG